Proteins co-encoded in one Chlorogloeopsis sp. ULAP01 genomic window:
- a CDS encoding TonB-dependent siderophore receptor — protein MKLDKLFQSLLLTSAIALLLGTPAKGEKVGEDVRETNKNIPQLSEIELPATSAIMLVQTPTNSPAQGDIIQVTGVQAKPTDKGVEIILQTTGGEQLQITNHSADNNFIADIPNAQLRLPSGEVFTFRSEKPITGITEITVTNLDAKTVRVTVTGEAGLPTVELFDSDEGLIFGFIPAATATQPQPEQPTTETPPETPSAEADEPIELVVTGEQDGYRVPNTSTVTRTDTPLRDIPQSIQIIPQEVLRDQRANITSALLNAPSVRNSAPTNFDALRLRVRGFVSTPTLNGFKESNVRVSNVGSELTGIERIEILQGPNSILFGASSPGGTVNFVTKQPLRDPFYFIEATVGSFNFYRGEVDLSGPLNESKKILYRLNASYRDQEFFTDFSRTTNLVIAPVVSFELGENTNLTIEGTYKTIDQDRYNLGLPAVGTIFPNPNGDIPRTRMTNEGKVGVTAARIEYRLEHKFSENWSLSNAFRYGNLVYDGDGINLGTRLLPDNRTLLRAFEDFDSQYSDYRLMTNIVGRFSTGSIKHQLLFGIDLGRLENSDNFTSRTGAPIDLFNPIYGQPPGAITSRGDTNTLTDELGILVQDQVTIADNLKLLLSGRFDTFTQTNRDFLSDTKTSQSGNAFSPRVGIVYQPIPPISLYANYSRSFEPAIGRAFDGSEFEPTRGTQYEVGVKADLNDSLSTTLAFYDITQSNVLTDDPDNIGFSIQTGEQRSQGIELSVAGEILPGWNIFASYAYNDARVTKDNSIPVGNRVLQTTPHAASLWTTYEIQQGDLQGLGFGLGLFYVGDRTGDTGNTFEVPSYLTTDAAIFYKRNGFRAALNIKNLFDVDYFENAFNRLRVSYGAPFTVQGTISFEF, from the coding sequence ATGAAATTGGATAAATTGTTTCAAAGCCTGCTGCTGACAAGTGCGATCGCCCTTTTGCTCGGCACTCCTGCAAAAGGTGAGAAAGTAGGAGAGGATGTTCGAGAAACCAACAAAAATATTCCCCAACTGAGCGAAATCGAACTTCCTGCAACAAGTGCAATTATGTTGGTACAAACACCAACTAACTCCCCAGCACAGGGGGATATTATCCAAGTTACGGGAGTGCAAGCTAAACCGACGGATAAAGGTGTGGAAATTATTTTACAAACAACTGGTGGAGAACAACTGCAAATCACAAATCACAGTGCCGATAATAACTTTATTGCTGACATTCCCAATGCTCAACTGCGTTTACCCAGTGGTGAGGTATTCACATTCCGTTCGGAAAAACCAATTACGGGAATTACTGAGATAACGGTCACAAATTTAGATGCTAAAACTGTTCGGGTGACGGTAACGGGTGAGGCAGGATTGCCGACCGTTGAGTTATTTGACAGTGATGAGGGTTTAATTTTTGGCTTCATACCTGCGGCAACAGCGACGCAGCCTCAGCCAGAGCAGCCGACGACTGAAACACCGCCGGAGACACCATCGGCAGAGGCGGATGAGCCAATTGAGTTAGTGGTGACGGGAGAGCAAGATGGGTATCGCGTACCGAATACTTCAACTGTAACGCGGACAGATACCCCCCTGCGCGATATTCCCCAATCGATTCAAATCATTCCTCAAGAAGTGCTACGCGATCAACGCGCCAACATTACTAGTGCGCTCCTTAATGCCCCAAGCGTCCGCAACTCAGCTCCTACTAACTTTGACGCATTGCGGTTGCGGGTTCGGGGATTTGTTAGCACTCCTACGCTGAATGGGTTCAAAGAGTCTAATGTCAGAGTTTCTAACGTTGGATCTGAGCTTACAGGAATTGAAAGAATCGAAATCCTCCAAGGCCCAAACTCGATTCTATTTGGTGCATCCTCACCAGGCGGGACTGTTAATTTTGTCACTAAGCAGCCACTTCGCGATCCCTTCTACTTCATTGAAGCAACCGTTGGAAGTTTTAACTTTTATCGTGGTGAAGTGGATCTATCTGGGCCATTAAATGAGTCTAAGAAGATACTGTATCGGCTGAATGCATCCTACAGAGATCAGGAGTTTTTCACCGACTTTAGCAGAACCACAAACCTGGTGATTGCTCCGGTTGTGAGTTTTGAGCTTGGCGAGAATACAAATCTGACCATTGAAGGAACATATAAGACCATAGACCAAGATAGGTATAACTTGGGCTTGCCAGCAGTTGGGACGATATTTCCTAACCCAAATGGCGACATACCCCGTACCCGGATGACCAACGAAGGCAAGGTTGGTGTCACGGCTGCAAGGATTGAATATCGATTAGAGCATAAATTTAGTGAGAATTGGTCGTTAAGCAATGCGTTTCGATATGGGAATCTTGTCTATGATGGTGATGGAATTAACCTTGGCACTCGACTTTTGCCCGATAATCGTACCCTGCTGAGAGCATTTGAGGATTTTGATAGCCAGTATAGTGACTATAGACTTATGACCAATATTGTTGGCAGGTTTTCGACTGGTTCGATCAAGCATCAATTATTATTTGGTATCGATCTAGGAAGGTTGGAGAACAGTGATAATTTTACGAGTAGAACGGGTGCGCCAATCGACTTATTCAATCCAATCTACGGTCAACCACCTGGAGCGATTACATCTAGAGGCGATACAAATACCTTGACCGATGAACTTGGTATATTGGTGCAAGATCAGGTGACGATCGCAGATAATTTGAAGTTGCTCCTAAGCGGTCGATTTGATACCTTTACGCAAACCAACAGGGACTTTCTCTCCGATACAAAAACAAGTCAATCAGGGAACGCCTTTAGTCCCCGTGTGGGAATTGTGTATCAGCCGATACCGCCCATTTCTCTCTATGCCAACTACAGCCGATCGTTCGAGCCAGCGATTGGCAGAGCCTTTGATGGCAGCGAATTTGAGCCTACCAGGGGTACCCAATATGAAGTTGGGGTGAAAGCAGATTTGAATGACAGCCTTTCAACTACACTGGCTTTCTACGATATTACCCAATCGAATGTTCTAACCGATGATCCAGATAATATAGGCTTCTCTATTCAAACTGGAGAACAGCGCAGCCAAGGAATTGAACTTAGCGTTGCAGGTGAAATTTTACCGGGGTGGAATATCTTTGCCAGCTACGCTTACAACGATGCCCGCGTCACCAAAGATAATAGCATTCCAGTCGGCAATCGCGTACTACAGACGACTCCTCATGCTGCTAGCTTATGGACAACCTATGAAATTCAACAAGGAGACTTGCAAGGTTTGGGGTTTGGTTTGGGACTTTTCTATGTGGGCGATCGCACCGGAGATACTGGAAATACATTTGAAGTACCCAGCTATTTAACAACAGATGCTGCTATTTTCTACAAGCGAAACGGGTTCCGTGCTGCTCTCAATATCAAAAACCTCTTCGACGTGGACTACTTTGAAAATGCCTTTAATCGATTGCGGGTCTCTTATGGTGCACCATTCACAGTACAAGGAACTATTTCCTTTGAGTTTTGA
- a CDS encoding ABC transporter substrate-binding protein, whose protein sequence is MSVNQQQVLNRVKLVIALAQYYLRRVFFWRSRSVCHIISLFLLGTFTFLMITACSNNVAHKMTSHALQANISQCRVVTHIQSQICIPLNPQKVVAIGMLEELLALNIKPVGAAFWRASGGDDDFPLFVQDKTAGIIKLGNESQPNLERILLLKPDLVIGRKWAIESIYSKLSQIAPTVVIDTEYEDWKTRLRLVAEVFGKTEKAENLLNEYNQRLQVFQQKMGDRLSITQVSIVRVSPSLLRLYLKKSYSGAIVQDAGLSRPPVQNQQDRWEDISAESINRVNSDIIFVAYDHPKDSFLDSFKSNPLWLNLQAVKQNQVYEVDSQYWIGGSSIIGANCIIDDLFKYLIAKNK, encoded by the coding sequence ATGAGTGTGAATCAACAACAAGTCTTAAATCGAGTTAAGTTAGTGATCGCCTTAGCTCAATACTACTTAAGACGTGTTTTCTTTTGGCGATCGAGATCTGTGTGTCACATCATAAGTTTGTTCCTGTTAGGAACTTTTACTTTTCTGATGATTACTGCTTGTAGCAATAATGTTGCTCACAAAATGACATCTCACGCTCTACAAGCAAACATTTCTCAATGTCGAGTAGTGACTCACATCCAGAGTCAAATATGTATTCCCCTGAATCCACAAAAGGTAGTTGCGATCGGGATGTTAGAGGAATTACTGGCTTTGAATATTAAGCCTGTTGGTGCTGCTTTTTGGAGAGCTAGTGGTGGAGACGATGATTTTCCATTGTTTGTTCAAGATAAAACCGCAGGAATTATAAAACTTGGCAATGAATCTCAACCAAACCTAGAACGTATCTTGTTACTTAAGCCTGACTTAGTAATAGGGCGCAAATGGGCAATAGAATCAATTTACTCAAAATTGTCACAAATTGCCCCAACTGTAGTCATTGATACAGAATACGAGGATTGGAAAACTCGTCTGAGATTAGTGGCTGAGGTGTTCGGGAAAACAGAAAAAGCTGAAAACCTGCTTAATGAATACAACCAACGTCTACAAGTATTCCAGCAAAAAATGGGCGATCGCCTGTCAATTACTCAGGTTTCGATAGTTCGAGTCTCTCCTAGCCTTTTAAGACTCTATCTGAAAAAGTCATACAGTGGCGCTATTGTACAAGATGCGGGTTTGTCTCGTCCGCCAGTTCAGAATCAGCAGGACAGATGGGAAGATATATCTGCCGAATCTATTAATCGAGTGAACAGCGACATCATTTTTGTTGCTTATGATCATCCTAAAGACTCGTTTTTAGATTCTTTTAAAAGTAATCCTTTGTGGTTAAATTTGCAAGCTGTTAAGCAAAATCAAGTATATGAAGTTGATAGTCAATATTGGATTGGTGGCTCCAGTATTATTGGTGCAAACTGCATTATTGATGACTTATTTAAGTATCTAATTGCAAAAAATAAATAA
- a CDS encoding iron-siderophore ABC transporter substrate-binding protein, with the protein MLASLLCKREWRGVSQRLFLSLLTVAIVSACSSTVVDRSEMLTAKLTSTPCRVVQHIRGETCIPLNPQRIIALSQTDLGHLLALNSKPVGAFLQYESVDNMLYLGEKRDGVELMYGSQLNLEQVVLLHPDLIIVISYGTFNGIYNQLSQIAPTVVLPWMETKGDWKQHLKDVARVLEKTELATQLLNDYDHHVQNLKQVLSVSSAADHKGAASTKESRQQPIRASLLYISGGQLRYTRKTFGNRILDELGLLKPISGILDIPNSMISEETLPEIDSDILFIATYSDNDRSVLKQLQRKPLWFKLKAVQQNQVYFVNSKVWYGFNILAAHAVLDDIEKYLVNTP; encoded by the coding sequence ATGCTAGCTTCCCTGCTTTGCAAACGGGAATGGAGGGGCGTAAGTCAACGGCTATTCCTATCACTACTCACAGTCGCGATCGTCTCAGCCTGTAGCAGCACAGTTGTTGATCGTAGCGAAATGCTAACTGCTAAACTAACCTCAACTCCCTGTCGAGTTGTACAGCATATCAGGGGAGAGACTTGCATCCCTCTGAATCCACAACGAATTATAGCTTTGTCTCAAACTGACCTTGGTCATCTACTTGCTTTAAATAGCAAACCTGTTGGAGCGTTTCTACAATATGAAAGTGTAGATAATATGCTTTACCTTGGGGAAAAACGAGATGGAGTTGAGCTGATGTACGGCTCACAACTCAATTTAGAACAAGTTGTATTACTCCATCCCGACCTAATTATTGTTATTTCTTATGGGACATTTAACGGCATCTACAACCAGTTGTCACAAATTGCGCCTACAGTAGTTTTGCCCTGGATGGAAACCAAAGGCGATTGGAAGCAACACCTCAAAGATGTTGCCAGGGTGCTTGAAAAAACAGAATTAGCCACTCAACTTCTAAATGACTACGATCACCATGTTCAGAATTTGAAGCAAGTATTGAGCGTAAGTTCTGCGGCAGATCATAAAGGAGCAGCCTCTACAAAAGAGAGTCGCCAACAACCCATTCGAGCATCACTTTTGTATATTTCCGGTGGTCAACTCCGTTACACACGCAAAACTTTTGGGAATAGAATTTTGGACGAACTGGGATTACTAAAACCGATATCTGGAATATTGGATATCCCAAATTCTATGATTTCTGAAGAAACTCTACCAGAAATTGATAGCGATATTCTTTTTATTGCAACTTATAGTGACAATGACCGCTCTGTTCTAAAACAACTTCAACGGAAACCCTTATGGTTCAAGCTCAAAGCAGTGCAGCAAAATCAAGTGTATTTTGTGAATTCCAAAGTCTGGTATGGATTTAATATCCTTGCGGCTCATGCGGTGCTGGATGACATCGAGAAGTACTTAGTTAACACTCCCTGA
- a CDS encoding DUF559 domain-containing protein, translated as MPELKLDIETDGDSHFKSVETKYDQQWQLFVEGKGICVARFTNEQVDQQVDEVLQAIA; from the coding sequence GTGCCTGAACTCAAATTAGACATTGAAACTGATGGTGATAGTCACTTTAAATCCGTAGAAACCAAATATGACCAACAGTGGCAACTGTTTGTTGAAGGGAAGGGAATTTGTGTAGCAAGGTTTACGAATGAACAGGTGGATCAACAAGTGGATGAAGTATTACAGGCGATCGCGTAG
- a CDS encoding iron ABC transporter substrate-binding protein, which yields MKRRQFVYLTGLATVSGGLAIACDGNQTPTAGDEATSPQATPAGNTGGALEKELVIYSGRNEKLIGELVKQFEQQTNTKLQVRYGDTAELAAAILEEGANSPADVFFAQDAGALGAIQKAGKAIELPSSILNQVAQSYRSPQGRWVGVSGRVRVVDYNTNLVKPAELPTSIFGFTEPKWKNRIGWAPTNGSFQSFVTALRISEGEERARKWLEGIKANNAKVYPNNLAIVEALSRGEVGVGFVNHYYLEQFKQKNAQVPVQHHFTNDVGSLVNVAGVAILNTAKHPNIAQRFVEFLLSKNGQDYFANKTFEYPLASGVVPKGNLKSLDQLPKQAKAIDLSNLSDLDATLKLLQQVQVI from the coding sequence ATGAAGCGGCGACAGTTTGTCTATTTAACTGGATTAGCCACTGTTAGTGGTGGATTAGCGATCGCTTGTGATGGGAATCAGACTCCTACGGCTGGTGACGAGGCAACATCCCCACAAGCTACCCCAGCAGGAAACACGGGTGGTGCATTAGAAAAAGAGTTAGTAATTTACTCAGGGCGCAACGAAAAACTAATTGGCGAATTAGTTAAACAGTTTGAACAGCAAACTAATACTAAGTTGCAAGTTCGTTATGGTGATACAGCCGAATTGGCAGCAGCAATTTTGGAAGAAGGAGCAAATAGCCCGGCAGATGTATTTTTTGCTCAAGACGCTGGTGCATTAGGAGCTATCCAAAAAGCTGGTAAAGCTATAGAGTTACCATCCTCAATTCTGAATCAAGTCGCTCAATCTTACCGTTCACCACAAGGTAGATGGGTAGGTGTAAGTGGCAGAGTACGTGTTGTAGATTACAACACGAATTTAGTGAAGCCAGCAGAATTGCCAACATCCATCTTTGGCTTTACTGAACCGAAATGGAAAAATAGAATTGGCTGGGCGCCTACAAATGGCTCTTTTCAATCTTTTGTGACTGCCTTGCGGATTTCTGAAGGAGAGGAACGAGCTAGGAAATGGTTGGAAGGAATAAAAGCCAATAATGCTAAAGTTTATCCCAACAATCTTGCGATCGTAGAAGCTCTAAGTCGTGGTGAAGTTGGTGTCGGTTTTGTTAATCATTACTATTTAGAGCAATTCAAACAAAAAAATGCTCAAGTTCCTGTACAGCATCATTTTACGAATGATGTAGGTTCCTTGGTAAATGTGGCAGGAGTGGCAATTTTAAACACAGCCAAACATCCTAATATTGCTCAAAGATTTGTCGAATTTTTGCTCAGTAAAAATGGGCAAGACTACTTTGCAAATAAAACTTTTGAATACCCACTCGCTTCAGGAGTTGTTCCCAAAGGAAACTTAAAATCGCTAGATCAACTTCCCAAGCAAGCTAAAGCAATTGATTTGAGTAACCTCAGCGATCTAGATGCCACACTTAAACTGTTGCAGCAAGTACAAGTCATTTAA
- a CDS encoding DUF1636 domain-containing protein, translated as MMSKHILYICKSCNTQSNEEKNHKQSEGLCLFNQLQLLHQNWSKNSELEIQSVDCLWACGHPCVVAFSGADKFTYLLMDLPLSESAVALLQLSELYLDSNDGVIPWNKFPKVLKSDTVARIPSFSISKPNL; from the coding sequence ATGATGTCAAAACACATCCTATATATCTGCAAATCATGCAATACTCAATCTAATGAAGAAAAAAATCATAAACAGTCAGAAGGTCTTTGTTTGTTCAATCAATTACAACTTCTACATCAAAATTGGTCAAAAAATTCAGAGCTAGAAATTCAATCTGTTGATTGTTTGTGGGCTTGCGGTCACCCGTGTGTCGTTGCTTTCTCTGGTGCTGATAAGTTTACATACTTGTTGATGGATTTGCCTTTATCAGAGAGTGCTGTTGCCCTCTTACAATTGAGCGAACTTTATCTTGATAGCAACGATGGAGTTATTCCTTGGAATAAATTTCCTAAAGTTCTCAAATCAGATACAGTGGCTCGGATTCCATCTTTTTCAATTTCAAAGCCTAACCTCTAA
- a CDS encoding MFS transporter has translation MRTFIIIWLGQLVSTIGSRLTDFAIEIWVWENTGQATALSLIGFFYFLPNIFISLIAGAITDRWNRKLLMIVGDIGAVFATLIMVVLYLGGHLHIWQVYVIGTIKGSFSQLQGLSYSASIGLLVPKQQYTRASSMGFFSYYGSEMIAPALAGFLYYVIPFFGIAFIDFLTFLFAITTVLLVHIPQPILTETTPYNRLNIWQDMQFGWKHIKGYPSLLLLLVLSSLFWLFLSISDAIYSPLILARTGNNAQVLGYVLAAAGFGGVTSAVILSTWGGLRSRIDGVLLGMISTGLSKAIFGYGQVLWIWFPSQFCSSASITLRGSSNQAIWLSKVIPQMQGRVFATENMIQQMMGASAYLIAGPLADRIFEPAMSPGGYLAPIFGNFLGVNEGAGIALLFSSCAIAMLLVGICGYFLQPIREVELIVPDHNSVL, from the coding sequence ATGCGTACTTTTATTATTATCTGGTTAGGTCAATTGGTTTCCACTATTGGTAGCCGCTTAACTGATTTTGCTATTGAAATTTGGGTTTGGGAAAATACAGGTCAAGCAACTGCTCTATCTTTAATTGGTTTTTTTTACTTTTTACCTAACATTTTCATTAGCCTAATTGCTGGAGCTATTACAGACCGTTGGAACCGTAAATTATTGATGATTGTGGGCGATATCGGTGCTGTTTTCGCAACCTTAATAATGGTTGTTCTCTACTTAGGTGGTCATTTACACATTTGGCAAGTCTATGTTATCGGCACTATCAAAGGAAGTTTTTCGCAACTTCAAGGCTTATCCTATTCTGCCTCAATTGGATTGCTTGTGCCTAAACAACAATACACCCGTGCCAGCAGTATGGGATTTTTCTCCTATTACGGTTCAGAAATGATTGCTCCGGCGCTGGCTGGTTTTTTGTATTATGTAATTCCCTTTTTCGGCATCGCATTCATTGATTTCCTGACCTTTTTATTTGCAATTACGACTGTATTGCTTGTGCATATTCCTCAACCCATTCTGACAGAAACAACACCATACAACCGCCTCAATATTTGGCAAGATATGCAATTCGGTTGGAAACATATCAAAGGCTATCCCAGCTTACTCTTGCTTTTGGTTCTATCGTCTCTTTTTTGGTTATTTCTCTCTATTAGCGACGCGATTTATTCACCGCTGATTCTCGCTCGTACAGGAAATAATGCTCAAGTTTTGGGTTATGTCTTAGCTGCTGCTGGCTTCGGAGGTGTAACCAGCGCTGTCATTCTCAGTACTTGGGGAGGTTTAAGAAGTCGAATCGACGGAGTGTTGCTTGGCATGATTAGCACTGGTTTGAGTAAAGCTATTTTTGGCTACGGTCAGGTGCTATGGATTTGGTTTCCGTCTCAGTTTTGCTCCTCTGCAAGTATAACTTTGAGAGGCAGTAGTAACCAGGCAATTTGGTTGAGTAAGGTGATCCCGCAAATGCAGGGACGGGTATTTGCAACTGAGAATATGATTCAGCAAATGATGGGGGCAAGCGCTTACCTGATTGCGGGGCCTCTTGCCGATCGCATATTTGAACCTGCGATGAGTCCTGGTGGTTATCTTGCTCCTATTTTCGGTAATTTCCTGGGTGTAAATGAGGGTGCGGGGATTGCACTTTTGTTCTCATCGTGTGCGATCGCTATGTTGCTAGTTGGAATCTGTGGATATTTCTTACAACCCATACGAGAGGTGGAGTTGATTGTGCCTGATCATAACTCAGTTCTGTAG
- a CDS encoding ABC transporter ATP-binding protein, whose translation MQKVILRLQDVTKQFSENTAPAVKNVSLALQTGDVLGLLGPSGCGKTTLLRIIGGFERPQTGMVEIDGQIVGDRTTWIPPEKRDIGIVFQDYALFPHLTVTENVAFGLKGYGKQQIQKRVAQALALVRLEGFEKRYPYELSGGQQQRVALARALAPQPKLMLLDEPLSNLDIQVRLQLREEIRDILKAAGTSAIFVTHDQEEALAVSDIVGVMRQGHLEQIGTPEEIYTHPASRFVAEFVTQANFLPARRQGNLWETEIGCFAVKASHSHEIGEMMIRQEDFILKPATDAPVVIRARRFLGREYRYCLQTPSGKELHARTMIDTAIPEGTRVQLSIADDAVRIFPSK comes from the coding sequence ATGCAAAAAGTAATTCTACGTTTACAGGACGTAACTAAGCAATTTTCTGAAAATACAGCTCCTGCTGTTAAGAACGTATCTTTGGCATTACAAACAGGAGATGTGTTGGGATTACTCGGCCCATCTGGTTGTGGTAAAACTACACTACTGCGAATCATTGGTGGTTTTGAACGTCCACAAACGGGAATGGTAGAAATAGACGGGCAGATAGTTGGCGATCGCACTACTTGGATACCGCCGGAAAAACGTGACATTGGCATTGTTTTTCAAGATTATGCCTTGTTTCCCCATTTGACAGTTACAGAAAATGTTGCCTTTGGGTTGAAAGGCTATGGTAAACAACAAATACAAAAACGTGTAGCACAAGCCCTTGCCCTTGTCAGACTCGAAGGCTTTGAAAAACGCTACCCTTACGAACTTTCTGGCGGGCAGCAACAACGCGTTGCCCTCGCCCGCGCTTTAGCACCCCAACCAAAACTCATGCTCTTGGATGAACCCTTGAGCAATCTTGATATCCAAGTTAGGTTACAGCTGCGAGAAGAAATACGAGATATTCTCAAAGCTGCGGGGACTTCGGCTATTTTTGTTACCCACGATCAAGAAGAAGCACTGGCTGTGTCTGATATTGTGGGTGTGATGCGGCAGGGGCATTTAGAACAAATTGGTACGCCAGAAGAAATTTATACACATCCCGCCTCCCGATTTGTTGCTGAATTTGTCACTCAAGCTAATTTTTTGCCTGCCCGCCGTCAAGGTAATTTATGGGAAACAGAAATTGGTTGTTTCGCCGTTAAAGCTAGTCATAGCCATGAAATTGGCGAAATGATGATTCGCCAAGAAGACTTTATCTTAAAGCCAGCTACGGATGCTCCCGTAGTAATCCGCGCGCGGCGATTTTTAGGACGTGAGTATCGCTATTGTTTGCAAACTCCTTCAGGGAAAGAACTACACGCTCGAACAATGATTGATACAGCCATACCCGAAGGAACACGGGTACAATTATCGATTGCAGATGATGCGGTGCGAATTTTTCCAAGTAAATAA
- a CDS encoding iron ABC transporter permease — MKAVRPPLFLTLAAAIVAVAIALPLVYLVIRTAGIGGEELWQLLSRPRNLMIFVNSAVMAAIVTFFSALIAVPLAFLTVRTDLPGRRLWLLLTTLPLAVPSYVGSFTLIATLAPRGSFLQILLEPLGVKELPSIYGWPGVILAITLFTYPYMLLSVRSGLQGLDPSLEEAARGMGYNGRETFFRVILPQLNPSAIAGGLLVALYALRDFGTPSLMRFDAFTRAIFVQYKASFNRNSAAALSLMLVALVLLILWLEYRVRSRAAYYSRGSASGRSPKIVKLGIWKWPAFAFCVLICGLGVALPVGITLFWLIRGLNSGYSFPNLLPAVLNSVLAAGLAAAATIIFALPIAILSVRFPSLITAIIERCSYIGFGVPGIVVALSLVFFGANYLPLLYQTLPMLIFAYLVLFLPQSVGTVRSSLLQVNPQIEESARSLGRSAWQTLTEVTLPLVRPGVLSGAVLVFITAIKELPATMLLAPIGFNTLAVQIWQATENVDFADAAAASLAMLLVSVGSTLLVLSQEKLNNKT; from the coding sequence TTGAAAGCGGTTCGCCCTCCATTATTTCTCACACTAGCGGCAGCAATAGTGGCAGTTGCCATTGCCTTGCCATTAGTTTACTTAGTCATTCGCACCGCAGGTATTGGTGGGGAAGAATTGTGGCAATTGCTTTCTCGCCCACGCAATCTGATGATTTTTGTCAACAGTGCAGTGATGGCGGCAATTGTAACATTTTTCTCTGCCCTGATTGCCGTACCACTAGCATTTTTAACTGTGCGGACAGATTTACCAGGACGGCGCTTGTGGTTATTGTTAACTACGTTGCCCTTAGCAGTACCTAGCTATGTGGGAAGTTTTACACTAATTGCGACTTTAGCGCCACGCGGCAGTTTTTTGCAGATATTACTCGAACCTTTAGGCGTTAAAGAGTTGCCTTCTATCTATGGTTGGCCAGGAGTAATATTAGCAATTACATTATTTACCTATCCCTATATGCTGTTGAGTGTGCGTTCTGGTTTACAAGGTTTAGATCCCTCCTTGGAAGAAGCCGCTCGCGGTATGGGTTACAACGGCAGAGAAACTTTTTTTCGGGTGATTTTGCCGCAGTTGAATCCATCGGCGATCGCCGGCGGATTATTGGTAGCATTGTATGCCTTGCGAGATTTTGGCACACCTTCTCTAATGCGGTTTGATGCCTTTACGCGGGCAATTTTTGTGCAGTACAAAGCCAGTTTTAACCGTAACTCAGCAGCCGCTTTGTCTTTGATGTTAGTAGCGCTAGTGCTGTTGATTTTATGGTTAGAGTATCGAGTGCGATCGCGCGCTGCTTACTACAGTCGTGGCTCTGCTTCTGGGCGTTCACCAAAAATTGTTAAATTGGGAATTTGGAAATGGCCTGCTTTTGCTTTTTGTGTTTTGATTTGTGGTTTGGGTGTAGCGTTACCAGTCGGTATTACTTTATTTTGGCTGATTCGGGGATTAAATAGTGGCTATAGTTTTCCCAATTTGCTACCAGCAGTTCTCAATTCAGTTTTAGCAGCAGGACTCGCAGCCGCAGCTACTATTATATTCGCCTTACCAATCGCCATTCTCTCAGTCCGCTTTCCCAGTCTCATCACTGCGATCATTGAACGCTGTTCTTATATTGGGTTTGGCGTACCGGGAATCGTAGTTGCCTTATCGTTGGTTTTTTTTGGTGCCAATTATCTACCACTGCTGTACCAAACTTTACCTATGTTGATATTTGCGTATTTAGTATTATTTTTACCGCAGTCAGTTGGTACTGTTCGCAGCTCGCTCTTACAAGTCAATCCCCAAATTGAAGAATCGGCGCGCAGCTTAGGCAGATCGGCTTGGCAAACACTAACAGAAGTTACTCTACCTTTAGTCCGCCCAGGAGTTTTAAGTGGAGCAGTACTGGTGTTTATAACGGCAATTAAAGAGCTACCCGCAACTATGCTATTGGCACCAATTGGCTTTAATACTTTAGCAGTGCAAATCTGGCAAGCAACAGAAAATGTTGATTTTGCCGATGCTGCTGCTGCATCACTCGCTATGCTGTTAGTTTCCGTCGGTTCTACTTTATTAGTATTATCGCAAGAAAAACTCAATAATAAAACTTAA